From the genome of Populus alba chromosome 10, ASM523922v2, whole genome shotgun sequence, one region includes:
- the LOC118060010 gene encoding ABC transporter G family member 24 isoform X4 — protein MPKMGLKKLKICTSWSMLIWVAVVLSLQHLVRCQDAGDYNEIDNPAVLPLITQLVYSRMSNLTAVISRDISNRSTFCIKDPEDDWNQAFNFSSNLDFLTKCIQKTGGDITRRICTAAEMKFYFNNFFQPSSIDNYLKPNKNCNLTSWVSGCEPGWACSIGPNQPVDLENSKEIPARTRSCQACCEGFFCPHGLTCMIPCPLGSHCPLSRLNRATGVCEPYSYQLPPGQPNHTCGGANIWADVGSSSEIFCSAGSYCPTTVQKNSCSSGHYCRMGSTSETPCFKLTSCNANSPSQNIHAYGIMLIAALTTLLLIIYNCSDQVLTTRERRLAKSREAAARSARETARARQRWKAAKDSAKKHASGLQAHFSRTFSRKKYVTHPERLKILDQAKSEIDEDLYPTSSNASITSLSSPAPSKGKKKEPNDLMQVMHEIEDDPGSYEGISLEFEDPNTKRHMPKGKEMNTQTQIFKYAYAQIEKEKAMQQQNKDLTFSGVVSLATNTEIKKRPLIEISFKDLTLTLKAKNKHLLRCVTGKIKPGRITAVMGPSGAGKTTFLSALAGKAIGCRMTGLILINGKNESIHSYKKIIGFVPQDDIVHGNLTVEENLWFSAHCRLSAFMPKPDKVLIVERVIESLGLQSVRDSMVGTVEKRGISGGQRKRVNVGLEMVMEPSLLILDEPTSGLDSASSQLLLRALRREALEGVNICMVVHQPSYALFKMFDDLVLLAKGGLVVYHGPVKKVEEYFAGLGIRVPERVNPPDHYIDILEGIVTSSASSGVNYKELPLRWMHHNGYPMPPDMQNYAAGLVMSPVEVNPDHGSNPTDTGMGEQSFAGELWQDVKSNVELHRDKIRHNFLKSSDLSYRRTPGVFQQYRYFLGRISKQRLREAKIQAADYLILFLAGACLGSITKPSDQTFGATGYAHSIIAVCE, from the exons ATGCCAAAAATGGGCTTAAAGAAGCTCAAAATCTGCACTTCTTGGTCAATGTTAATCTGGGTCGCTGTAGTTTTGAGTTTACAGCATTTAGTCAGGTGTCAAGATGCGGGGGACTACAATGAAATTGACAATCCTGCAGTTCTTCCACTCATTACACAGCTTGTTTATAGCAGGATGTCAAATCTGACAGCAGTTATTAGCAGGGATATCAGCAACCGATCTACTTTCTGTATCAAAGACCC GGAAGATGATTGGAACCAGGCATTcaatttttcttccaatttggATTTCTTGACGAAATGCATTCAAAAGACTGGAG GAGATATCACACGGCGGATATGCACAGCAGCAGAAATGAAATTCTACTTCAACAATTTCTTTCAGCCTTCAAGCATTGACAATTATTTGAAACCTAACAAGAACTGCAATTTAACCTCGTGGGTTTCTGGTTGTGAGCCAGGATGGGCTTGCAGTATTGGTCCAAATCAGCCAGTTGACCTTGAAAATTCAAAGGAAATCCCTGCAAGAACTCGCAGCTGTCAGGCTTGCTGTGAAGGTTTCTTCTGTCCCCATGGCCTTACCTGCATGATAC CTTGCCCGCTAGGTTCTCACTGTCCACTTTCAAGACTCAATAGGGCAACTGGAGTATGTGAACC GTACAGTTATCAACTACCTCCAGGACAGCCAAACCATACCTGTGGAGGAGCAAACATATGGGCTGATGTTGGCAGTAGTAGTGAAATATTCTGTTCAGCTGGGTCATACTGTCCAACTACGGTCCAGAAAAATTCTTGCAGTAGTGG aCATTACTGCAGGATGGGATCTACATCCGAGACAC CCTGCTTCAAGTTGACTTCATGTAACGCAAACTCCCCAAGTCAAAATATTCATGCCTATGGGATTATGTTAATA GCTGCTTTGACCACTCTGCTACTTATTATTTACAACTGTTCTGATCAAGTTCTCACCACTCGAGAGAGAAGATTAGCCAAATCCAGGGAAGCAGCTGCAAGAAGTGCAAGAGAAACAGCACGAGCACGTCAAAGGTGGAAAGCTGCTAAAGATTCTGCTAAGAAGCATGCAAGTGGATTGCAAGCTCATTTCTCACGAACATTTTCTCGTAAGAAATATGTCACGCATCCTGAGCGACTTAAGATTTTGGATCAAGCTAAATCTGAAATAGATGAAGATTTGTATCCTACAAGCTCAAATGCTTCGATTACATCTCTGTCTTCACCTGCACcatcaaaaggaaagaaaaaggaaccCAATGACCTTATGCAGGTTATGCATGAAATTGAAGATGACCCTGGTAGCTATGAGGGGATCAGTCTTGAATTTGAAGATCCAAATACTAAGAGACATATGCCaaagggaaaagaaatgaatacgCAAACCCAAATTTTCAAGTATGCATATGCTCAGATTGAGAAAGAGAAAGCTATGCAGCAACAAAACAAGGATCTCACATTCTCAGGAGTAGTTTCTTTGGCCACCAATACCGAAATCAAGAAAAGGCCTCTAATTGAGATTTCATTTAAAGACCTAACCCTTACTTTGAAAGCCAAAAACAAGCATCTATTAAGGTGTGTAACAGGCAAAATCAAGCCTGGCCGTATTACAGCTGTAATGGGTCCATCAGGAGCTGGGAAGACAACCTTTCTTTCTGCTCTTGCAGGAAAAGCAATTGGATGCAGGATGACTGGTTTGATTCTTATCAATGGGAAAAATGAATCCATCCActcatataagaaaattattggtTTTGTTCCACAAGATGATATTGTGCATGGAAACTTGACAGTTGAAGAGAACCTCTGGTTCAGTGCACATTGCAG ACTATCTGCTTTCATGCCAAAACCAGATAAAGTTCTGATTGTTGAAAGAGTTATTGAGTCTTTAGGTCTACAATCAGTACGGGACTCTATGGTAGGAACAGTGGAGAAGCGAGGAATTTCTGGAGGCCAGAGGAAGCGAGTAAATGTTGGACTGGAAATGGTCATGGAACCTTCACTTTTGATCTTAGATGAGCCCACATCTGGTCTGGACAGTGCATCCTCTCAGCTTCTTCTTAGAGCACTTCGGCGTGAAGCTCTTGAAGGGGTAAACATCTGCATGGTTGTTCACCAACCAAG CTATGCCTTGTTCAAAATGTTCGATGACTTGGTACTTCTTGCAAAAGGTGGCCTTGTTGTCTATCATGGTCCAGTGAAGAAGGTTGAAGAATACTTTGCAGGCCTTGGGATTCGTGTCCCAGAGCGTGTTAATCCTCCTGACCACTATATTGACATTTTGGAGGGTATAGTGACATCAAGTGCGAGCTCAGGTGTGAATTATAAGGAACTTCCTCTTAGATGGATGCATCATAATGGATACCCCATGCCCCCGGATATGCAAAATTATGCTGCTGGACTTGTTATGTCACCAGTGGAAGTAAATCCAgatcatggatcaaatcctactGACACTGGAATGGGGGAACAGTCTTTTGCTGGGGAATTATGGCAAGATGTTAAGAGTAATGTGGAGTTGCATCGGGATAAGATACGACACAATTTTTTGAAGTCCAGTGATTTATCATATCGGAGAACTCCGGGAGTATTCCAGCAATACAGATACTTCCTTGGCAG GATTTCTAAACAGAGACTAAGGGAAGCTAAAATCCAAGCAGCAGATTATCTGATCTTATTTCTTGCCGGAGCCTGCTTAGGATCAATTACAAAACCCAGCGATCAAACTTTCGGGGCTACTGGTTATGCACATTCCATTATTGCAGTTTGTGAGTAG